The DNA window GAGGGTCATGATCACTATCACTGCGGGTTTATGCTTGCTTCTTGCTGTCCCCGGGGCTTCCGGCAGCGAAACTGCTGCTGCGTCCGTGCCAAGCTTAGTGGTTTCGATTGAGTCACCTACGGACCAGAACGCCACCCTGGCGACGTTGACTCAGTTTCCCTCGATCCGGCCCGTGCTGGAGACGGCTGTTCCCGAGGCGCGCCTTCCTGAAGCGCCCACCCCGTATATCCCGATCAAGCCGGTCAAGCGTGCGGAGTTGCCGCCGGTTTCGCCGGCGACCCGCCATGCCTGGATCGCCCTGACGGTTGTGCAGCATGGCACCGCAGCCTTCGACGCCTGGTCCACTCGCCAATCCATCACCTCCGGCCACGGGCACGAACTCAATCCCTTGATGAAGCCTTTTGCCGGTTCCGGAGCCATGTACGCCGCCACGCAGGTGGCGCCGCTGGCCACCGACTATTTGGCGCGTCGCCTGATGCAAAGCGATCACCCGACCTTCCGCAAACTGTGGTGGCTGCCGCAAGTGGCCAGCTCCGTGGGATTCACCGTGAGCGGCTTCCGCAATATGCAGGTCGCGTCAGGCCACTAGATACAGTCATCCCAGCGATTCACGCGTGGCGCCGCCGACCGCGGCGGTGTTTTCCTTTGCGTCCTCTGCGGTGCAGCGATGAGTCTTGGGTTTTCCGATTACGGCGATCACGCGCGATGTCGGCGATCACGGCGATTGCCTTCGACGCTCTTACACCGCCGCCCTCTGCGCGCTTTCGATCTTCTTCTCGACTGCGGGAGTCGAGTCCATTGCGCTGCGCATGTACTCGGCAAACGTCTGGAACTCATACCGTCCCAGCAGCCGCTCCAGCCTCTTCTGTGTCTTGCCCAGGTTAGTGTAATGGCGAAGTCTTGATTTCAGGGGCCCCGCGATTCTCGGCTGCTCCGGATCCACTTCCCACGGATGCAGGTAGAACACCAGGGGACGCTGTTCGCTCTCAAACTGCCGGAACGCCCACTCGGTGTACGCGAAAGGGAAAATGCGGAAGTAGCCGCCGCCTGCCGCGGGGAAATTCGTCCCGCCGATTCGCAAAGTTGGCGGCGGGACTTCCAGGAGCTGCTCTCCCTGCAGGCCGGCGTGAAAGTACGGGTACCGGCTGGCGTTGGGGATGCCGTAGATGTCGTGGCGAATGGGGAAGATGCTGGAATCGTAGGCGAAACCTTCGTCGGCGAGAATATCCAGCGCCCACAACGAATCCTTGGTCACCGACCACGAGGGGGCCCGGTATCCGCTGACGCGCACTCCGGTGATCTGCTCAATCGTGTCGCGGGCCTGGCGCGTGTCTGCGCGAAATTCGTTGGGCGTGAGCGTATAGATCCTGCGGTGCCAATAGCTGTGGCACGCCAGGTCGTGGCCGCGCTCCTGGACTTGGCGCACCAGTCCGGGAAAGCGCCACGCCACCCAGCCCAGAACAAAAAACGTGGCCTTCACATCAAAGCGGTCAAAAATATCCAGCAGCCGGTGGGTGTTGGCTTCTAC is part of the Terriglobia bacterium genome and encodes:
- a CDS encoding polysaccharide deacetylase family protein; its protein translation is MARQKHILSIDLEDYFHVEAFAGSVSREQWSDFPARVEANTHRLLDIFDRFDVKATFFVLGWVAWRFPGLVRQVQERGHDLACHSYWHRRIYTLTPNEFRADTRQARDTIEQITGVRVSGYRAPSWSVTKDSLWALDILADEGFAYDSSIFPIRHDIYGIPNASRYPYFHAGLQGEQLLEVPPPTLRIGGTNFPAAGGGYFRIFPFAYTEWAFRQFESEQRPLVFYLHPWEVDPEQPRIAGPLKSRLRHYTNLGKTQKRLERLLGRYEFQTFAEYMRSAMDSTPAVEKKIESAQRAAV